In Bacteroidota bacterium, the following proteins share a genomic window:
- a CDS encoding LamG-like jellyroll fold domain-containing protein, translating into GANEIRNNGVLFNARFAVVTDSIGVIPITIQHAVFNTGSDTVVIINGSVNVMPNISRPELVAYYPFDGNANDSSGSGLNGTVAGASLTTDRFGAANSAYSFNGSSSIIRCGDILDSVFCAPIAKFSVSGWANTRSYKSLTEDGGYMLGKNAGGSGPYQWAIGHYQGFILATVFADTNGATNYIGIASPMTTNQWFHFAYVFDGSQLEANRLKLYINGSTVNSYTLWHVGIIGTTTVNTHHQFSFGAALARDNASVLNFYDGDLDEIRIYNYALDSTAIQSLYHEGGWPLTGVTNETQKGIPTEFELSPNYPNPFNPSTMIQFGVPVASRVKVEIFNILGQRVAELVNQEVQPGYYQRVWDGARVSGAYICRIEAVSLSDPNRRFVSARKLMMIK; encoded by the coding sequence GGGGCAAATGAAATTCGAAATAATGGCGTGCTTTTTAACGCACGATTTGCAGTAGTAACAGATTCCATTGGCGTTATCCCTATCACCATTCAACATGCAGTCTTCAACACAGGTAGCGATACTGTCGTCATTATCAACGGCAGTGTTAATGTTATGCCGAATATTTCGCGTCCGGAATTGGTTGCATATTATCCATTTGACGGCAACGCTAATGATTCAAGTGGTAGCGGTCTTAATGGCACCGTTGCTGGAGCAAGTCTCACGACAGATCGTTTTGGTGCAGCGAACAGTGCCTATAGTTTTAATGGCTCCAGTTCTATCATCCGCTGCGGAGATATTCTTGACAGTGTCTTTTGTGCACCAATAGCAAAATTTAGCGTTTCGGGCTGGGCAAATACAAGATCCTACAAGTCTCTTACCGAGGATGGAGGTTACATGCTTGGTAAGAACGCAGGGGGATCGGGACCGTATCAATGGGCCATCGGTCACTATCAGGGTTTCATACTTGCTACAGTTTTTGCAGATACAAATGGTGCCACGAATTACATAGGAATCGCATCTCCCATGACAACTAACCAGTGGTTTCATTTTGCCTATGTTTTTGATGGGAGCCAACTGGAAGCCAACCGCCTCAAACTCTATATCAATGGGTCGACCGTGAATTCTTATACCCTGTGGCATGTTGGAATAATTGGAACAACGACTGTTAACACACATCATCAGTTTTCGTTTGGTGCAGCACTTGCCCGCGACAATGCGTCGGTTTTAAATTTCTATGATGGCGATCTCGACGAGATTCGAATATATAACTATGCACTGGACAGCACGGCAATTCAGTCTCTTTATCATGAGGGAGGCTGGCCTCTCACCGGTGTTACGAACGAAACTCAAAAAGGGATACCAACAGAATTCGAGCTTTCGCCGAATTATCCAAATCCCTTTAACCCTTCTACAATGATACAATTTGGAGTTCCCGTGGCGAGCCGGGTAAAGGTCGAGATCTTCAATATTCTTGGACAACGTGTCGCGGAGCTTGTGAACCAGGAGGTTCAGCCAGGCTACTACCAGAGAGTATGGGATGGAGCTCGTGTGTCAGGGGCATACATCTGCCGCATTGAGGCCGTATCGCTTAGCGACCCGAACAGACGTTTTGTTTCCGCGCGAAAGCTGATGATGATAAAATAA
- a CDS encoding class I SAM-dependent methyltransferase, protein MKEMIDTQDEQLKSRVRDYWNAHPCGTQFTHLEWGSREFFREVERFRYETQPFMNRIVGFDRFAGKKLLEVGCGLGTDLLQFAKGGALVTGVDLTPQSIELVKMRFALEELPVDARVSDAENLPFDDATFDVVYSFGVLHHTPNTQKAIDEVYRVLRPGGRIVIMLYHKNSLHMWLGIPLFTFWKFLKERKSSLTRSTTAEDWVRIYDGGENPLGKAYSKSEAERMFGKFKDRSYTICDSYRRRFPKFVNLFNQKLLAPWCGFWMMIKGEK, encoded by the coding sequence ATGAAGGAAATGATCGACACACAGGATGAACAATTAAAGTCGAGGGTCAGGGATTACTGGAACGCTCATCCGTGCGGGACACAATTCACGCATCTGGAATGGGGTTCGAGGGAGTTCTTCAGGGAAGTCGAGCGGTTCAGGTATGAGACGCAGCCGTTCATGAACAGGATCGTCGGGTTCGACCGTTTTGCCGGGAAAAAACTTCTGGAAGTCGGCTGCGGTCTCGGCACGGATCTTCTTCAGTTCGCGAAGGGGGGAGCTCTCGTCACCGGAGTCGACCTGACCCCTCAAAGCATCGAGCTTGTCAAAATGCGTTTCGCTCTCGAAGAGCTGCCGGTCGATGCGCGCGTTTCCGACGCGGAGAACCTTCCTTTTGACGACGCCACGTTCGACGTCGTCTATTCATTCGGCGTCCTGCATCATACGCCCAACACTCAAAAAGCGATCGACGAGGTATACCGCGTCCTCCGTCCCGGCGGAAGGATCGTCATCATGCTCTACCACAAAAATTCGCTCCACATGTGGCTCGGCATCCCGCTCTTTACGTTCTGGAAATTTCTGAAGGAGAGGAAGAGCAGCCTGACCCGTTCGACGACGGCCGAAGACTGGGTGCGCATCTACGACGGAGGGGAGAATCCTTTGGGGAAAGCGTATTCAAAGTCCGAAGCCGAGCGGATGTTCGGCAAATTCAAGGACCGCTCTTACACCATTTGCGATTCGTACCGGCGGCGTTTCCCGAAATTTGTCAACCTCTTCAACCAAAAGCTTCTTGCCCCCTGGTGCGGGTTCTGGATGATGATTAAAGGAGAAAAATAG
- the asnB gene encoding asparagine synthase (glutamine-hydrolyzing), whose protein sequence is MCGICGILHFEGNTHPVDEQLLRRMTEKIRHRGPDSDGIYVSPKQNLGLGFRRLAIVDLSPAGNQPMCNEDGTVWIIFNGEIYNHAKLRPALEAAGHRYKSRSDTETLIHAYEEYGPQFVQKLEGMFAIALWDEKKQKLFLFRDRIGIKPVYYAEANNRLLFGSEIKAILEDPSIRREVDETALSHYFTFIATPAPQTLFKGIKKLEAGHYLEVSPNGSVNKQQYWNVFQPVDGEDVQSEEYCSRRIIELLRESIEKRMMSDVPFGVFLSGGIDSSTNVALMSQLMTRPVDTFSVAIEGQEKVNEFSYARQIAKAFKTNHHEIVINDDDFIRLFPEVIYHHDEPLADPVSFPLYYVSKLARDNGTIVVQVGEGSDEQFCGYTLYKRILRLQEQFRFIRSMPQALRSTSYAMLSTLLKSLRVDYRQNYIKNFLSNGEPFLGGATAFDDGEKSKLLTTAAIPSSMLVDESYRAVPGDDYSTKMIYWELKNRLPELLLMRVDKMTMATSVEARVPFLDHKLVEFSLKIPWQLKIKNGETKYILKKAVEGVIPRNIIYRKKIGFAGSGKNMLTKKILEYAKPYLFDYEDPYTDTAYIRDLVGEYEKRGINYSTQIWSLINFKMWHKSWIAGETLT, encoded by the coding sequence GTGTGCGGAATTTGCGGGATCCTTCATTTTGAGGGGAATACTCATCCGGTCGACGAGCAGCTGCTCCGCAGGATGACCGAGAAGATCAGGCATCGCGGACCGGATTCCGACGGGATATACGTTTCCCCCAAACAGAATCTCGGCTTAGGCTTCCGCCGTCTCGCCATCGTCGACCTTTCCCCCGCCGGCAACCAGCCGATGTGCAATGAAGACGGTACGGTATGGATCATCTTCAACGGCGAGATCTACAATCACGCGAAGCTCCGTCCCGCACTTGAAGCGGCAGGCCACCGCTACAAATCCCGCAGCGATACCGAAACGCTCATCCATGCATACGAAGAATACGGACCGCAGTTCGTGCAAAAGCTCGAAGGGATGTTCGCCATCGCGTTGTGGGATGAAAAAAAACAGAAGCTCTTCCTTTTCAGGGACAGGATCGGCATCAAACCGGTCTATTATGCAGAGGCGAACAACCGCCTGCTGTTCGGGTCGGAGATAAAAGCAATTCTCGAGGATCCATCGATCCGGCGCGAGGTGGACGAAACCGCCCTGTCGCACTATTTCACGTTCATCGCGACGCCGGCGCCGCAGACGCTTTTCAAGGGGATCAAGAAACTCGAGGCGGGGCATTATTTGGAGGTCTCGCCGAACGGCAGCGTCAACAAGCAGCAATACTGGAACGTCTTTCAGCCGGTGGACGGCGAGGACGTGCAGAGCGAGGAATACTGTTCGCGCCGCATCATCGAGCTCCTGCGGGAGTCGATCGAAAAAAGGATGATGAGCGACGTCCCGTTCGGCGTTTTTCTGAGCGGCGGCATCGATTCGAGCACGAACGTTGCCCTCATGAGCCAGCTCATGACCCGTCCGGTCGACACGTTCTCGGTCGCTATCGAAGGGCAGGAAAAGGTGAACGAATTCTCCTATGCCCGGCAGATCGCAAAGGCGTTCAAGACCAATCATCATGAGATCGTCATCAACGATGACGATTTCATCCGCCTTTTTCCCGAGGTCATCTATCACCACGACGAGCCGTTGGCGGACCCGGTTTCATTCCCTCTTTACTATGTCTCAAAACTCGCCCGAGACAACGGGACGATCGTCGTGCAGGTCGGCGAAGGGAGCGACGAACAATTCTGCGGCTACACTCTCTACAAACGCATTCTCCGTCTGCAGGAACAATTCCGGTTCATCCGGTCCATGCCCCAGGCGCTCCGGTCGACAAGCTACGCGATGCTCTCGACGCTGTTGAAATCGCTCCGCGTGGACTACCGGCAGAATTACATAAAGAATTTTTTGTCCAACGGCGAGCCGTTCTTAGGCGGGGCGACAGCTTTCGACGACGGAGAAAAATCGAAACTGCTCACGACAGCCGCGATTCCCTCAAGCATGTTGGTTGATGAATCGTACCGGGCGGTGCCGGGGGACGACTATTCCACAAAGATGATCTACTGGGAGCTGAAGAACCGGCTCCCCGAGCTGTTATTGATGCGCGTCGACAAGATGACGATGGCAACGTCGGTCGAGGCGCGCGTGCCGTTCCTCGACCACAAGCTTGTCGAGTTCTCGCTGAAAATTCCCTGGCAGCTGAAGATCAAGAACGGCGAAACGAAATATATCCTCAAGAAAGCCGTCGAAGGGGTCATACCCCGAAATATCATCTACCGGAAAAAAATCGGCTTTGCCGGCTCCGGCAAGAACATGCTGACAAAAAAGATTCTTGAGTATGCCAAGCCGTACCTGTTCGATTATGAGGATCCGTACACCGATACGGCATACATCCGTGACCTTGTGGGCGAATATGAAAAAAGGGGGATCAACTATTCCACACAAATCTGGAGCCTCATTAATTTCAAGATGTGGCACAAATCGTGGATCGCGGGAGAAACACTTACGTAG
- a CDS encoding metallophosphoesterase family protein, producing MRIAILSDIHANFQALQKAFEIIDANEIEQVYCLGDIVGYGAEPNECVAMMCERKVSCIIGNHDQAVLDVEQAEHLNRYARAAIEWTARQLAPEHREFLSGLPYTIVAHQSTFVHASPDAPEQWNYIVTSFDAQQYFQYLTTPLCWVGHSHISGVYCEDLKIKELQKGKRFIINVGSVGQPRNRDSRLSFGIFDDERWEYEHVVSEYDAASAREKIISAGLPAYLGDRLLAGV from the coding sequence ATGCGCATCGCCATTCTTTCCGATATTCATGCCAATTTTCAGGCTCTCCAAAAAGCCTTCGAGATAATCGACGCGAACGAGATCGAACAAGTTTATTGCCTCGGTGATATCGTCGGCTACGGCGCCGAACCGAATGAATGTGTCGCGATGATGTGCGAACGAAAGGTCTCGTGCATTATTGGAAACCATGATCAGGCGGTCCTGGACGTCGAGCAGGCCGAGCACTTGAACCGGTATGCGCGGGCGGCAATTGAATGGACCGCCCGGCAACTGGCCCCTGAACATCGCGAATTCTTATCGGGGCTTCCGTATACGATCGTCGCCCATCAGTCGACGTTTGTCCATGCCTCCCCGGACGCTCCGGAGCAATGGAATTATATCGTGACAAGCTTCGATGCGCAGCAGTATTTTCAGTATCTAACGACGCCGCTCTGCTGGGTCGGACATTCGCACATCAGCGGGGTGTATTGCGAAGATCTGAAGATAAAGGAATTGCAGAAGGGGAAACGATTTATCATCAATGTCGGAAGCGTCGGCCAGCCGCGGAATCGGGACAGCCGTTTGAGTTTTGGGATTTTCGACGATGAGCGCTGGGAATACGAACACGTGGTTTCGGAGTATGACGCCGCGTCCGCGAGGGAGAAAATTATCAGTGCGGGCTTGCCGGCGTACCTGGGGGATAGACTGCTTGCCGGAGTCTGA
- a CDS encoding TlpA disulfide reductase family protein, whose protein sequence is MTKFNKTNLLSSATLLMSILVMFAFIAGCAKKDEDDSSSKSESSASGNYIGNVAKVSSVQKGEGTKVADFTWTDENGKKTSFADFSKDNVVLINFWATWCGPCKRELPDLVAIRNEYKDQNIKILGISVDQDGDVLNLVHNFAQQANLAYPIIIDNGELQEAFGGIRGIPTSFFVNKKGEIVRKMIGLQTKETFKAELLAAAK, encoded by the coding sequence ATGACGAAATTCAACAAAACGAATCTTCTTTCTTCGGCAACATTATTGATGTCAATATTGGTGATGTTCGCATTCATCGCCGGCTGTGCAAAAAAGGATGAAGACGATTCTTCGTCGAAGTCGGAATCTTCAGCATCGGGGAATTACATCGGCAACGTCGCGAAGGTGAGTTCCGTCCAGAAAGGCGAGGGGACCAAGGTCGCGGATTTTACGTGGACCGACGAAAACGGGAAGAAGACCTCGTTTGCCGACTTCTCGAAGGACAATGTCGTGCTGATCAATTTCTGGGCGACCTGGTGCGGACCGTGCAAAAGAGAATTGCCGGACCTCGTTGCAATCCGGAACGAATACAAAGACCAGAATATCAAGATCCTCGGCATTTCCGTGGACCAGGACGGCGATGTTCTCAACCTCGTACACAACTTTGCTCAACAGGCCAATCTCGCGTACCCGATCATCATCGACAATGGAGAACTTCAGGAGGCGTTCGGCGGCATCAGGGGCATTCCGACGTCGTTCTTCGTAAATAAGAAGGGGGAAATTGTGAGGAAAATGATCGGCCTGCAAACAAAAGAAACATTCAAAGCGGAGCTGCTGGCGGCTGCAAAATAA
- a CDS encoding sigma-70 family RNA polymerase sigma factor → MFAFFLTVLNTPKSVHKEFEREAIPHSDILYNYALRMTGNADDARDLLQETFLKAFRFWDKYEKGTNVRAWLFRIMKNTYINVYRKAVKEPDTVDYNDIQNFYNVIRENSADPNDLQEKLFGNLLDDDVTKALESLPEEFRTVVILCDIEGLTYEEIAEFVECPVGTVRSRLHRGRKLLYAKLYEYAKKRGFVGKD, encoded by the coding sequence ATGTTTGCATTCTTTCTTACCGTCCTCAATACCCCCAAAAGCGTCCACAAAGAGTTCGAGCGGGAGGCCATCCCCCACTCTGACATCCTCTATAATTACGCGCTGCGGATGACGGGCAATGCGGACGACGCTCGGGACCTCCTCCAGGAGACGTTTTTGAAGGCGTTTCGCTTCTGGGATAAGTATGAAAAAGGAACCAACGTGCGCGCATGGTTGTTCCGTATAATGAAAAACACGTACATCAACGTCTACCGGAAGGCAGTGAAGGAGCCGGATACCGTTGACTACAACGACATCCAGAACTTCTACAACGTCATCCGTGAAAATTCTGCCGACCCGAACGATCTGCAGGAAAAATTGTTCGGTAATCTGCTGGACGATGATGTTACAAAAGCTCTCGAGTCGCTCCCGGAGGAATTCCGGACGGTCGTGATCCTGTGCGATATCGAAGGGCTGACGTATGAGGAGATCGCAGAGTTTGTCGAATGTCCGGTGGGAACGGTCCGGTCACGCCTGCACCGCGGGAGAAAGCTTTTGTACGCGAAGCTGTACGAGTATGCAAAGAAGCGCGGGTTTGTCGGTAAAGATTGA
- a CDS encoding bifunctional YncE family protein/alkaline phosphatase family protein, with protein sequence MKNFAFMALAAVIFAACSQTPTLSDRQLPGKMNDGRTLLPNGWILSPAGTSVDLGDLPLGMHLSADGKFAAVVNSGEGKQTISLVDVTGRRVIQTLPIKKSWLGIRFNSRGNRIYVSAGNDNGVNEYAFEHDSVSFLRTIELGKPYSQQDISPADIALADGDSLLLVAAKGNNSLYKIALPSGTITGVLQLSHPLYSCAVDEGRHLVYASVWGGAQVAVVDLDSMLLRKLISVGDHPNEMVLTKDGKRLFVANANVNSVSVIGLDGMKVIETISTSLSPDALGGSTPNSLELSPDNSTLYVANADNNFLAVIDVEKFGASRSLGFIPTGWYPTAVRCAGNLLLVANGKGMISKANPHHEYIASLLVGSLSFIPLPSKEELASYTAQVVQNTPLTRTRPAPQWDDQNPIPKSTSSISPIKHVFYVIKENRTYDQVFGDIPQGNGDSALCLFGKDVTPNHHALAEEFALLDNYYEDAEVSADGHNWSMAAYATDFVEKTWPTFYGGRGGEYVYEGEGITSPTNGYIWDDCVRHNVSMRNYGEFVDEEDTTKGANRVKASALIGRTSPDYRGWDLNYPDVQRVDAWLQEFDAYEAGDSLPQFEIIKLPNDHTAGSRRGSLTPRAMVADNDKALGTIVERISHSKYWKESAVFVLEDDAQNGPDHVDAHRSIALVVSPYTRHHVVDHTMYSTSGMLRTMELILGLPPMSQYDASATPMFASFTPQPDLTPFMARNNIIDLQEKNALGAFGQERMEAFNLSREDLVPDNEFNEIIWKSVKGASSDMPAPVRSAFMINQESHDDDDD encoded by the coding sequence ATGAAAAATTTTGCGTTCATGGCGCTGGCCGCGGTCATCTTCGCGGCATGCTCACAAACTCCGACCCTGTCCGATCGGCAGCTGCCCGGAAAAATGAATGACGGCCGGACGTTGCTGCCGAACGGATGGATCCTGTCTCCCGCCGGCACCTCGGTCGATCTCGGCGATCTTCCGCTCGGGATGCATCTCTCCGCTGACGGAAAATTCGCAGCCGTCGTCAACAGCGGGGAGGGGAAGCAGACGATCTCGCTTGTCGACGTCACGGGCCGCCGTGTCATTCAAACGCTGCCGATAAAAAAATCGTGGCTCGGAATTCGCTTCAACAGCCGCGGCAACCGGATTTATGTTTCAGCCGGAAACGACAACGGCGTTAATGAATACGCGTTTGAACACGACTCTGTCTCGTTTCTGCGGACCATTGAGCTTGGCAAGCCATATTCCCAACAGGATATTTCGCCGGCGGATATCGCGTTGGCTGACGGGGATTCGCTCCTTCTTGTGGCAGCGAAAGGAAATAACTCGCTCTATAAAATTGCGCTCCCGAGCGGAACGATTACCGGAGTGCTTCAACTCTCCCATCCTTTGTATTCCTGTGCCGTCGACGAAGGGCGGCATCTCGTGTATGCGAGCGTCTGGGGGGGCGCGCAGGTTGCCGTCGTCGACCTGGATTCGATGTTGCTCAGAAAACTGATCTCCGTCGGGGACCATCCGAATGAAATGGTCTTGACGAAAGATGGAAAAAGGCTCTTTGTCGCGAACGCGAACGTCAACTCGGTATCGGTGATCGGGCTTGACGGGATGAAGGTGATCGAAACAATTTCTACTTCTCTTTCTCCCGACGCGCTCGGGGGAAGCACGCCGAACTCGCTCGAGCTTTCTCCGGACAACTCCACGCTGTATGTCGCGAATGCCGATAATAATTTTCTGGCGGTGATCGATGTCGAAAAATTCGGAGCGAGCCGTTCGCTGGGATTCATCCCGACCGGCTGGTATCCGACGGCGGTCCGCTGTGCCGGGAACCTTCTCCTCGTTGCCAACGGAAAGGGGATGATCTCAAAAGCGAATCCGCACCATGAATACATCGCAAGCTTGCTGGTCGGATCGCTGTCGTTTATCCCTCTTCCTTCAAAAGAAGAATTGGCAAGTTATACGGCTCAGGTTGTTCAGAATACGCCGCTCACGCGGACTCGTCCGGCTCCGCAATGGGACGATCAGAATCCGATCCCAAAATCGACCTCGTCAATCTCGCCGATCAAGCATGTGTTTTACGTCATCAAAGAGAACAGGACGTACGACCAGGTTTTTGGCGATATCCCGCAAGGGAACGGCGATTCCGCGCTGTGTCTTTTTGGAAAGGATGTGACGCCGAATCATCATGCGCTTGCGGAAGAGTTTGCTTTACTCGACAATTATTATGAGGATGCCGAAGTCAGCGCGGACGGACACAACTGGTCGATGGCCGCATACGCGACAGACTTCGTCGAGAAAACGTGGCCGACGTTTTACGGCGGCCGCGGGGGGGAGTACGTGTACGAAGGCGAAGGTATCACCAGCCCGACGAACGGCTATATCTGGGATGACTGCGTGAGGCACAATGTCTCGATGAGAAATTACGGGGAGTTCGTCGACGAGGAGGATACAACAAAAGGCGCAAACCGGGTGAAAGCTTCAGCATTGATCGGCAGGACCTCTCCCGATTACCGCGGCTGGGATCTGAATTATCCCGATGTCCAGCGCGTGGACGCGTGGCTCCAGGAATTCGACGCGTACGAGGCGGGCGATTCGCTGCCGCAGTTTGAGATTATCAAACTGCCGAACGACCATACAGCCGGCTCGCGAAGAGGTTCGCTCACTCCGCGGGCGATGGTCGCCGACAACGATAAGGCGCTCGGCACGATCGTCGAACGGATCTCGCACAGCAAATACTGGAAGGAATCGGCGGTGTTCGTCCTTGAAGACGACGCGCAGAACGGTCCCGACCATGTCGATGCGCATCGCTCGATCGCGCTCGTTGTGAGCCCGTACACGAGACATCACGTTGTCGACCACACGATGTATTCCACCTCGGGCATGCTGCGCACGATGGAGCTGATCTTAGGCCTGCCGCCGATGAGCCAGTACGATGCGAGCGCAACGCCGATGTTCGCGTCCTTCACGCCGCAGCCCGACCTGACGCCTTTTATGGCAAGAAACAACATCATCGACCTTCAAGAGAAAAATGCCCTCGGCGCGTTCGGACAGGAGAGAATGGAAGCGTTCAATCTTTCGAGGGAGGATTTGGTCCCCGATAACGAATTCAACGAGATCATCTGGAAGTCGGTGAAAGGAGCTTCGTCCGATATGCCCGCTCCCGTTCGCAGCGCGTTCATGATCAACCAGGAGAGCCACGACGACGATGACGATTGA
- a CDS encoding HXXEE domain-containing protein, with amino-acid sequence MNNPITQLGRSLSFRRMLWLIPIILTVHNLEEALTMPPWVMAHLGLIKENLPLSLDIQFTPAQLLCSLFLATAVPWAVTIFCVNGEKGSGKLFLLFLLQAIVLLNVVVPHIAASIRMQQYNPGVITAVCINLPFSAYLFRRAYRERYLSSRNFVLLFLTAIIIYGPVAWMLHTAGEWLAMAL; translated from the coding sequence ATGAATAATCCGATAACACAGCTCGGCCGGTCGCTCTCTTTTAGGCGAATGTTGTGGCTTATTCCGATCATCCTGACCGTCCACAATCTCGAAGAGGCGCTGACGATGCCGCCATGGGTGATGGCTCATCTGGGGCTCATCAAGGAGAATCTCCCTTTATCGCTTGACATTCAATTCACTCCTGCGCAGCTTCTTTGCTCGCTTTTTCTTGCGACGGCGGTTCCCTGGGCTGTGACGATCTTTTGCGTCAATGGTGAAAAGGGGAGCGGGAAATTATTTCTTCTTTTTCTCCTTCAGGCGATCGTTTTGCTCAATGTGGTGGTTCCCCACATTGCCGCATCGATCAGGATGCAACAATACAATCCCGGCGTTATCACCGCGGTCTGCATCAACCTTCCTTTTTCCGCTTATCTTTTTCGAAGAGCGTATCGCGAGCGATATCTCTCTTCGCGGAATTTTGTTCTGCTCTTCCTGACCGCGATCATCATCTATGGTCCGGTCGCCTGGATGCTTCACACAGCAGGAGAATGGCTGGCAATGGCTCTGTAA
- a CDS encoding aminotransferase class V-fold PLP-dependent enzyme, which produces MTAVVGMPKPLQKKQGNEISIRTIRKYVVGIDEEIPLLGGKHRRYVNLDNAASTPTISLITDKVNEFLKWYSNVHRGTGFKSKLSSWVFEEARETIARFVNADLSDSVVLFCKNTTEAINKLAHRFSFKPGDVVLTSVMEHHSNELPWRKAAHVVHVEVTPDGRIDEKDFKEKISLHGSAIKLIAVSGASNVTGFINPVHMYARWAHEIGAKIMVDAAQLVPHRPVDMKRKGDPEHLDFLAFSAHKMYAPFGVGVLVGSRQTFEEGDPEYVGGGTVDIVNLENAYWTDLPDKEEAGTPDIVGAVALAQAIRIIEQIGWRDIIEHEASLTRYALEKIEKIPGVSLYGDKEAAHANDRLGVITFNVNDLSHALVASILSYEWGIGTRNGCFCAHPYVKCLLNVDEAEAKDMEQRILARDRSTLPGFVRASFGIYNTKEEIDVLCEALSAIAKGNYMSGYVLNKERGEYYRTDTVEEFENYFAV; this is translated from the coding sequence ATGACCGCAGTTGTTGGAATGCCCAAGCCCCTTCAGAAGAAACAGGGGAACGAAATCTCCATCCGTACGATCCGAAAATATGTCGTCGGCATCGATGAGGAAATCCCGCTTCTCGGCGGAAAGCATCGCCGCTACGTCAATCTCGACAATGCCGCGAGCACGCCGACGATTTCGCTGATCACCGACAAGGTGAACGAATTCCTGAAGTGGTACTCCAACGTCCACCGCGGGACCGGTTTCAAATCGAAATTATCCTCCTGGGTCTTCGAAGAGGCGCGCGAGACGATCGCCAGATTTGTGAATGCGGACCTTTCCGACAGCGTCGTCCTTTTCTGCAAGAATACCACCGAAGCGATCAACAAACTGGCCCATCGTTTTTCATTCAAACCGGGGGACGTCGTGTTGACGTCGGTGATGGAGCATCATTCGAACGAGCTCCCGTGGCGGAAGGCGGCGCATGTGGTGCACGTCGAAGTGACGCCCGACGGGCGCATCGATGAGAAGGATTTCAAGGAGAAAATTTCGCTTCACGGTTCCGCCATCAAACTCATCGCGGTGAGCGGGGCGTCGAACGTCACCGGGTTCATCAATCCGGTGCACATGTATGCCCGATGGGCGCACGAGATAGGCGCCAAGATCATGGTCGACGCGGCACAGCTTGTTCCCCACCGTCCCGTCGACATGAAAAGGAAGGGGGATCCCGAGCATCTCGACTTTCTTGCCTTCTCCGCTCATAAAATGTACGCCCCCTTTGGGGTCGGCGTGCTCGTCGGAAGCCGGCAGACGTTCGAGGAGGGGGATCCCGAATACGTCGGCGGCGGAACGGTCGATATTGTGAATCTGGAAAATGCTTACTGGACCGATCTGCCGGACAAAGAAGAGGCCGGTACGCCGGACATCGTCGGCGCCGTCGCACTTGCGCAGGCGATCCGCATTATCGAACAGATCGGCTGGAGGGATATCATCGAACATGAGGCGTCGCTGACGCGGTACGCGCTCGAGAAGATCGAAAAGATCCCCGGCGTTTCGTTGTACGGCGACAAGGAGGCCGCGCATGCAAACGACAGGCTTGGCGTCATCACGTTCAACGTCAACGACCTCAGCCATGCGCTCGTCGCTTCCATTTTGAGCTATGAGTGGGGAATCGGGACCCGCAACGGATGTTTCTGCGCGCATCCGTACGTGAAGTGTCTTCTCAACGTCGACGAGGCGGAGGCGAAAGATATGGAGCAGCGCATTCTTGCCCGGGACCGGTCGACCCTCCCCGGATTTGTCCGCGCCAGCTTCGGCATCTATAACACCAAAGAGGAGATCGATGTGTTGTGTGAAGCCCTTTCGGCAATCGCGAAAGGAAATTACATGAGCGGGTATGTGCTGAATAAAGAACGGGGGGAATACTATCGGACGGACACGGTCGAGGAGTTTGAAAACTATTTTGCGGTCTAG